From a region of the Candidatus Eisenbacteria bacterium genome:
- the lpxA gene encoding acyl-ACP--UDP-N-acetylglucosamine O-acyltransferase: MTVATQVHSGAFVDPAAQLGIGVTVGPGAVIGPHVTIGDGTTIGSHALLAGWTTIGRECRIHHGAVLGSAPQDLKYKGERSYLVVGDQTECREYMTANLATEPEATTRIGSHCLLMAYSHVAHNCQLGDHVIVANAVQFAGYVLIEDWAIVGGGSVVHQFVRIGTHCMIGGGSRISQDVAPFVKVAGNPPRMAGLNSIGLERRAVSAASIQALEKAYRLLFRRGLTAAQAVAQMRGELGEIAEIERLAHFVETSARGITR; this comes from the coding sequence GTGACGGTCGCCACTCAGGTTCACTCCGGGGCGTTCGTGGACCCCGCCGCGCAGCTCGGCATCGGCGTGACGGTCGGTCCCGGTGCGGTGATCGGACCCCACGTCACGATCGGCGACGGCACCACCATCGGATCGCACGCCCTGCTCGCCGGGTGGACCACGATCGGACGGGAGTGTCGCATCCATCACGGCGCGGTGCTCGGCAGCGCGCCGCAGGATCTCAAGTACAAGGGCGAGCGCTCCTACTTGGTGGTGGGAGATCAGACCGAATGCCGGGAGTACATGACCGCAAATCTCGCCACTGAACCCGAAGCGACGACCCGGATCGGCAGCCACTGCCTGCTGATGGCGTACTCGCACGTGGCGCACAATTGCCAGCTCGGCGACCATGTGATCGTCGCGAACGCCGTGCAGTTCGCGGGCTACGTGCTGATCGAGGACTGGGCGATCGTGGGTGGCGGATCGGTGGTGCATCAGTTCGTGCGCATCGGCACCCATTGCATGATCGGCGGTGGCTCACGCATCTCGCAGGACGTCGCGCCGTTCGTGAAGGTCGCCGGCAATCCGCCGCGCATGGCGGGACTGAATTCGATCGGACTCGAGCGCCGCGCAGTGAGCGCCGCGAGCATTCAGGCGCTCGAGAAGGCCTACCGGTTGCTTTTCCGGCGCGGGCTCACCGCGGCGCAGGCCGTCGCGCAGATGCGCGGTGAGCTCGGCGAAATCGCCGAGATCGAACGCCTCGCGCACTTCGTCGAAACCTCGGCGCGGGGCATCACTCGGTAG